The genomic stretch TGACGGTATAAAAGGCAggaaatcaaaaccaaaaaacaGTAAAGTTGGAAAGCTCAAAGAGGCAACAGGTAAAAAACAGAAAGCTAAAAACAGTGCACCGAGCAAGAAAAAACGGGCTACAAGGAATAAACCTCGGAAAATAGATTTCGAAACTGAACCTTCCATTTTTAATAGAGGAGCAGCAAAGAAATGGCGTATTTAAACGACGAAAATAAAGACATTAGCATTCCGATGGAGTTGGATTTGTTTGAAGAACCAAAAAATCAAGTAGCTATTGATCGGATATTTTTTTCGGAAACTAGGCCAATGTCAAACTTTACTTCGCCAGATGTATCTACAGTAGATTTTTTCGTTTCTGGACAAGGTCCCGAATACATGGATTTAAGACGGAGTAGATTATATGTTCGTGCAAAACTTGTCAAGGCCGATGGAACGGCACTTGACGATACCGATACGTCGAGTATTGTAAATTTGCCTCTTCAAGCTATGTGGACACAAATGGATGTGTATATGAACAATAAACTAGTGTCTTTAAATACGTCAAACTACCCATGGAAAGCCTATATTAACACTATTCTTACCAGTGGGACCGATGAACAGAAATCACAACTTCAGTCACAATTGTTCATGAAAGATTCCGGTGATTTAGCGAATACGGATGGAAAAAACGGAGCTAACACTGGATTGATTCTTCGTCGAGATTTTATCAAGAACAGTAGAGAATTTGAAATGGAGGGACCGCTGTTTGAAGACATATTTTCACTGGATCGCCATTTAATACAAGGCGTCGATTTGTATATAAAACTTTACCGTAGTAGCGACCAGTTTTTTGTCATTTCGGGTGAAGACGCCCCCGCCTACAAGTTACAGTTGTTAGATTGTGTTTATAAGGCATGCAAAATTAAAGTCGATCCTGGCATTATTGTTAACCATATGAAACAGATAGAAACCAAACCAGTCCGTTACTATTTTCAAAGGACAGAAGTGAAACGAAACACTATCAATAAAGACTCAAGGGAGTTTATTTGGGACAATATGTTCAACATCCGCCCAAGTACTCTGGTCTTAGGGTTGATCTCACAAGAAAGCGGAAATGGAACGTACGATACTAACCCTTTCTGTTTCAACCATTACAATGCAACTGATGTAGGACTGTACGTAAACGGAGAGAGCGTTCCAGCGAGACCGTTAAAACTTGACTTTGGGGATAATAGACAGTATGCAACGGCATACGCTAATCTATTTGAGGTCTGTGAAAAAATGAATAGAGACGCAGGACTCACCATTACTAGAGAAGACTATGGAAAAGGGTACACCTTGTATGCTTTTCCATTGGACCCGAAAGGACTTGGAGATGACTATATAAACTTGGTGAAGCATGGGAACGTGAGAGCTGAAATAAAATTCAAGACGGGACTACCCTCTGCTGTCACGTGCATAGCGTTTGGAGTATTCGATTCATTTCTAGAGATAGACCATTCCCGAAACGTTCGCTATATACAGTCATGAATGGGAACGAACTAGAATGTGCTATCCGATCCAATTCGTGTATACAAATGCAGGTGAAAGGAGTATTTGCAAGGAACAATTTACCAACAGGAAAAATACATTACCCCAGTGCCTACATCGTCAACAACCATACGAGTGATCTGCCAGGGGAACATTGGATGGCAATTGTGTTAGAAAGTAAATCACATGGGGTGTTTTTCGACAGTTTTGGAAAACCACCGGAATTCTATGGAGaagaattaaaacattttctgAACTGTTACGTGAAACAATACGAGTGTTTTAATGTACAAGTGCAACCAAAGTCGTCTTCTCATTGTGGATTGTTTGTGTTAACTTTTCTCATGTTGAATctatgttttaaatattcattaaatagTATTGTCAATATTTTCGATTCAAACGTTTATGCTAACGaccattttgtatttaattttgtcAACACTTATTATAGTTTGtgtcaataaaatatatcatGCGTCCATCGTGTTAAATTATCTGTCCTGTGTCAAATGCTCTCATACCTTATCCGGACGTCAAGATGACAACTTCTCGCGATATTTTACCTTTTCAAAGTCCTTGCACTTTCATGATATCGGGAGCGACTCAAAGTGGAAAGACTACATTTGTAATGAAATTACTAAGGCAAGCATCTGTCATGTTTAATACCCCACCGGTTCAAATAGTTTACTGTTATACGGAGTTTCAACCCATTTTTGACCAAGCTCAACAAACTATACCCAATTTGTTACTGTACGAGGGCTTCCCCACAAGAAGTGACATTATAGAATGGACCAACCCGGACAAGCACACAGTCCTTGTACTGGATGACATGATGAGATTGATCAGTAAGAGTGACGAGGCTTTACACCTGTCAACCGCGCTATCACATCACAGGAACTGTTCGGTAATTTTCATAACccaaaatctgtttgaaaaaGGAACACATTTCAGATCGATAAGTTTGAATACCCATATTTTTGTACTTATGGCCAATAACAGAGATAAAAAACAACTTCTCGCCTTTGCAAGTCAGGCATTTCCCGGTGAGACGAAATATTTCAAAGAGGCCTATGATAAAGCCATCAGTTATGTTTCAGTTGGGGGATATCTGGTATGCGACTTATCCCCTTATACGGATAAAAAGTACCGCTTGCGTACTTCGATATTTCCAACTGATGACGTCACCATTGTATATGCCCCAAAGAAATAAAACCGGAGACAAGCACACCTACACCACCAGTTCACAAGAAAGATGCCGTCAAGGATCACCTCATACAGTACGTTTCTGAAATTCGTATATGATGCTAACCCTAGACAACAGAAAGTGTTAATTCAGGCAGCTTCGAATGATCAAATCGATATCATATCGGAAATAGCATTAAATATATACAGAGGAAGCTTACCGGTGAACCCCTCTCATATAAGAAAGCTTAGATCTTACATCCTTCACATTCGTTCCTTGTCATCCCGATCGATCACATACACACGGAAAAGGAATATTTTAGTGAGACATCCTACTCTGACTTGCCTTTTGATTAAACCGGTTTTGTCACTTCTAAACGAACAGTAATGGCACAAGAGCTCATACTCGTGTCTAGGGAAAGATACGAACGTCTCATGAATCAACCAGAAACTCACCATCAAACAGACTTGGGTGAAAAGGACAGATTGAAAAACGACCACGACGAAAAACCCATAGCTAACTTTATGCCAATGATAGATCGTTCTTTACCCCAAAAAGTAAAGAAACGCGCGAACGATCTTTACAGATTCGTTTTAGCTCAAGACAACAACCTGTTGAATCATAATGAACAAGGCGAATTATTAGTAAACGGGAAAACAATGACTGGCTCGCACATTGTAGATCTTATTCACCACGTCGTGTCAACACTCCATAGAAAAAAACCAATTGGAAGTTCGGAGTTTCAAGCCATTTTGAGGAAACTGAATGTACCAAAGAGATTATTTGCAGAACGGAGGAAAAAACCTTTAACACAGACGGGAGGCTTATTCGTACAGGGGAAGGGAAGGAGAGACGTCATTCCTGGCATATCACATAAAAAAGAACAGATTCGTTGGATAAAATACTAACTTTATTTTTACAACATATacgatattttttattcaataaaatcatCGTGTAAtagtctttttctttctttttatatatacccATAAGGGACGGTATCGTAATTGTCAAGAATAACACGTTTGTCATACGCGAATTTATacttcttcttttcttttctgcTGAATATTTTTCTCTGGTGAGGTAGTCGACTTATTTTAGTTGGATTAGTTAACGTTTTGCACATGTCCCTGTCCAATATGATCATCTCCCTGACAGCATTAAAGTTAACAATGTTAGAATTTGTAAAATTAAGTGTAAAACCTTTGACTTTACACGTTTCAGTCTTGAGTGTCCGATACGCATAATTTTTCGGTCCACCGGACACAAATTCTACTATATGCCCCTCGTCTGCCGGTATTTCGGAAGTGAGTTCCCCCAAATAATTTCCTAACGACGGTTCAGGTTTTCCCTTCTGGCTTACGTAGATACAGCTATCAGTGTCTGTGTAAAGCACCCTATCATCCAACATGTCTAAAACTTCATACAGTTTTAATCTAGCCCACATCGTTGTGAAAATAGCGATGAAGATGTTGGTCTTTGCATCCACAGGAGGGAACTTAGAGTTTTGTGTCCATTCTAGTTGTATTGTGTCGTTTGAAACAATGTGGAAATTTTCGACTACTTTAGTAGGGTCTGATATGATCTGAAAGAATTTGTCAGCTTCTGCTTCGTgaaaaaattggtgttttttcatgaacaggCGTTGTCCAAATTTCCCCCAGAAACTGTTGAGACACAGTTTGGCAAGACTACGTAAACCTGGATTTACCTTGATGCTGTCGTAATCTAAGTCTATGCCTTCTTTTTCTTTATACAATCGAATGTATTCTCGTTTGTCTTCCTCTGTCTGACAGTGTGGGGGGAAACCACTGGCTTCCTGTTTTATTTTAAGGAACAGCTGGACGTAGTCTGTGAACAATCCTCCGGAATTAGTGTTTTTATCGTACTGTGTATCATCCGGAAAATGCCACACTTCGTACAGTTTTAACACTCGGTACCCTTTTTCTTTCGCTACCATTACTTCAGGTGTAGCATAAGTACCTGTAATACTTCGTTCCTGTTCAGTATGCGTGCATTTACCTTGATATTGTGTATCAGCACATGTTCTACATAGTGGGAAAGTGAGCTTTCCGTGACATCGGTAAGGTAAAACGGCGTGATAAAGGTGTCTGGGTGGTAAAATTTTCACCTTGCATAATCCAAAATATGAACCCAACTCTTCAAAATCTTTAGTAATGATCTCTGGGTGATGCAATGGATAGCGACAGTATTTGTTTGTCCATGGGTATAAAGATGTGAAATCTACGTATTTAATTTTGTCTTCATTTTCAACTTTGTGGTACAGTTTTGTCGTGTCTGTTCGCCCGCcctgtaaatgaaaaaaaagataataataattaaaatgaagaaagaaaataaaaatggtgacaaaaagacaaacaatagagcAATCaagataaatgattttttttttcttatatattttttttaaataaggatgGTATACTTACAAAAAAGGCAAGACGAGGATCAAGACGTTCTTCGATATCCAGATTACCCGCAAATAGTTTCAGTCCCTCGTTTGATTTCAATTGACTAGCGAAATCGTGCTCCCATATCCTGCGATATCTATAGCCAAGTTCTCGTATGGTCTTCTCCCTTTTTTTGGTCACCACATACAGTTCTTCCATCGATTGTTTCGTTAATGATGTTTTCGTTCCGCTTCTTTCACACGGAAAACATTTTTTACAGCCATGCCAAAGACACTGAAACAGAAGATTAAACAGTAAATGACAGTTCACCTTTTGGTAAGAAAAAACGCGTTATTAAGTGACGCCCCCATGGTAACGTTTCCCTCAATACGCGTGTCTAAGTTATCCGTTAAAACGCGTATCAATAATCTGTGCTCTCACGGCGGCGGTGGCGGGCgcgcgggcgggcgggcgggcgggcgggcggcctcccccctcccccctccgTAACAAAGGAAAAACTTACCCCTAAAAATTCAAAGACTTCGTTGGTTTCTTGACAGTACCCATCGACATGAAACTTTGTTCCAGGAATTTTAAACTCCCCTCGATTCAAGGCATGTTGAATAGACATCTTTTCTTCTTTCATCATCCATTCGAGCCATACTATCGAGCTTTTGCTATGATTGTATCTTTTGGTGTATCCCTCTGATGGTACGTGGGCCAGCGGACTTTTGACGAATTTTCGCTGACCAAATTTACTCTGTGGATTTTCGGAGAGAAATGTTTCGGAAGACTTCCAAGTGTCATGATCTAAAACGTCGAATCCTTTCTCTGTAAATGTCATGGGTATCTGGTCGATATCGTCAGTGTCTTGCCTCAATACTTCCACGTCatattgttcttttaaaaaattagTCTTGTAAACACCCATGCACACACTTGCAATGGTCACATAATCTAAAACATCAACCCCTTGTCCGTGTGTGTTTTTCGTTTTCCCCGTTCCTGTCACCTCCAACATCAAATCACGAAATCTTAACACTCCTTCCCTCAAGATCGTCGTGTCACTGCAACAGTATTCTTTCATTTCTTTAGCAAAGTCAAATACTTCGTTTGTTTTCGTTTTGTACCACGACAAAAAATCACTCCTGTCATCTTTACTCATGTAGTCGCAACCGTAATATGTACTGTCCGGGTATGGGCCAATGTAATTTTGGTTTTCCATTGTATTGAAAAAATGAGGAAAGTAGCCTTTTTTCAATTCCTTTAGTCCAAACGCTTTCGGAATTTTCGATAACTTCATGGGTAAAAAGTTCAACGAATCCAAAACTCGGATGTTTAAACCCCGATTTATCGCCATGTACATGATTTTGGATCCATTGAAGATAACGTCTGGGCGAATAGAATTCTTTATCAACCAGTCAATCAGAAAATAATTATCGTAACCAGATCCATTGTGAGACAACACGACTGCGTTTGTGTACTGCTCCGTAAAAACCCGTCTACAGAATGCATCAGTGGCGTGTTCACCGCGAAATATTTTTTCCCTAAAACCATATGTTTTGAAACATGGTTCTTTCTTAAATTCTTTCTTGTCCTTTTTATCACACATCGAGCAGCGAACACCACAAAAGTTACATTTTGGTTCATTAGATATCTGTTTGTCTTTACAGTGGTCACATGCTGTTTGCATACAGATGAAATTCACTTTATGTTCTTTTGAACCACACCAAGATTTGCCGCAGTTTTGACAAAGTGTACACTGATTGCACGCTTCCTCTTTGTCTTTACAATTTTGGCATCTCGAAGTGGATGGTAGATTCCCGTTTTCACATTGTAGGAGTGTGTCTTGTGTCGTTTCACAATCGAAGAATATCATTTGTCTGTCGGTTCTCTCGGTATTGATTGCCCTCTGGTAGCATAAATGTTCTTCGGGTTTATAATCATGGCAACACCCACATTTCCATTCTCCGCATTGGTGAAGTTCGGGTGGGCGTTCCTCTCGGACTAGTACTTTTCTACAAGTTTTACACTCGTATTTTTTACCACATTCCGTGTAAGAAATTCCTTTCTTTGTTATCTTTTCCTCTATGTGCCTTTGAAAACAAGCGATGGATCTACACGTTCTATTGCAAGCCCGACAAGACAAACTGTTCCCTGTCAGAACACAATCCAAACTACAGCATACGGTACAATGCGTTTGGCAAGAATGTTGATCTTTGACACTGTACGGTTTAAGACAGTCTGTACAGAAGTAGCTACAAGAAAAGAAGCCCGATATACTCAATATGGCTGCAAAGTGTCCACAATCGTTCTCTTCAATAAGGTAGAGAAATACCTTTTTTCTGTCCGTTTCTCCTTCACCAACACGAATGAATTTGTTACCTAGTTTTGATGAAATGACTAAAATTTGCAAGTCCACCACCTTTTCAAAGCGTTCTATGTCATTAATGCTACATTGTTTTTCCGTACTGACATCGGCTAATACACAGAGACGTTTCGCAAAATTAATACATTCCTTTCTCCCCTTATCAATTACATGATTGTAGAACCATTTCGGGGTGGTTCTGTGTTTCAGAACTTTATCTACCATACACTCTGTGTCGTCTGACGTCAGTGTTCGCCATTCACTAGGGGATACAACGCGACAGGTTTTCAGGAAGCAAAGTGATATTGCCATAGGCATGCACATTGTGTCACTAGGCCTACTGACAATAGAACGTTTACGTTGTAAACTGTTATCGTCACCCGTCAATTTTGTAATATAAACTCGACCACCACCGGACGGAATATCTATTCGCCCTACCGTAACAGAAAAACTATCGTCTACAGGTAGCTCTTCATTGCTTTGCAAGACTTTGCTTATTTCATCCATCACCGTGGAGGCATCCATTGTATTAAGTTCTTGTAAAGGGACGACGATTGGGTCCGTTAAACCATTATGTTCGATGATAAGTCGGGCAAGACTGTTGTCTTGAGATCCTACACGGACTTGACCGAGAACATCGTCGAATACGTTGTGTAAATCGTCGACTATGTCCGTCAGTTTTTTATTCTGCAACTGATTAGAAAATTTAACTTCATATGTAATGTCTGTAGCCCCATTGTTGGCATAGATGCGTTCTCTTTTCTTGTGAAATGTGTGTGTTGTAGGGTTGTCGTCACCGGCACCATACTGGTCGGAGGGGAAACTTGCTTTTTTAGCTGGAGGTGGTGTGTAAACGTCAGATGAATCGGGAATGGAGAAGGTCCTTTTATTAGAGTTGATAGTCGGTTCTATATGATTTTTGTCAGGAGGAGTGTCATCAAATAAACTCAAGTCAAAATCTTGAATTGTCTCGTGATATAACATGTGAAACTCGTAGTTTTCTTGGTTACTTAACCATTCTCCACATGTCATGCATTTGAAATCCATTGGACTGGTTTGTCTTAAATGAGTTAAGCGGAGTTGAACATACGGATCGTTCTCCAAACCATAGGCTTGAACAAAAATCAGCAGTTGATCAGTGGACGTAAAACAGTTTATGATGTCTGTTAGAATCGGACACCCTTCCATCTGAGAAGAGAAATGTGatacaaaataagttaaaaaaaaataatgatataaaaggggggggggcaactAGCTTCAGATTATAGTAGAGGGAATGTTTCTCAAATCCTGCTTATTTATCATTACTATACCAGATACATGTTGCAGTGATGATATATTCGATCAAGTAAGATGTATAACAACAAAAAGGTGGCAATTGAAGttcatatatacacatatatatttagaGGAGATAAGACAAACCACTAgttcatatttacatttttattttttttcaatttcaacataGATTTTATAACACTAATAATATTATCTTTCCTACTCTCTTTTATCtctcaaaacacacacacacacagagaTAGTGTAAACGTCTAACAACCCTCACAGATGAAACCGTGCttaaagcaatatatatacattaaatttACAAAAGTCAAACGTATAACTGGCTATTAAACTTTGAAATTGTAAcactatcaaaaataaatttacaagtcGTAAAAATCCCGTTAACATTTGATTTGAATTAATTTATTGAGTATTAGACGAGAAAATGGGGTATTGTATTTCACTCATTGTTGTTGACCTTaaagtagttttttttaaataactgtaaAAGTGTTTACATGTTACACGGTTGACAAAACGGTATATAGGATTCACACTAAAAATGTAGCCTTATACGAACAGAtattgaaactgaaaaaaaaatcataaaaataaatgatataaaaacaatataactaATACTacatgaagaaataaaaacaataagtatCAGTTCACACACGGACATTGGGTGTTGAGACGCATCTCAACATCCTACTGTTCGTTGATTCTGACGGATATCGTAACATCCGAAAGTTATCACTGACAGGTGTGTCTACTGGTGTTTCCGGATGCCTTCTTGATGTTCTTGGACGCATCCGGCGTTTGCAATACCATATCAGTAAGGTAAGTACAACCCCGCCCAAGCAGCTCAATAGTTtgtctgaaataaaatataaaaatcattagTGAAGAGATTTCAACTTTTgtcacacaaacacacacacacacacacacacacgttCATGCTATAACTGTTGAGACCATGTAGTAATATCTAAATtgttttctgtttctgttttttttcaaacaattgaCAATTCCAAATATTAAAACTttccaatattttattttaatttttttcataccTAGCACATCCATAAAAGTTGTTGTTGCTGCTAGGGGAGGGCATTCGTTCTCCTTCACCGGCACTACAACCCTATTACCCCTTGTAGGTAAAACGGGATGGAGGTTCTGGGGTTCTAATGCCTttccttcttcttctttttcttcttcctcgTCCGTCCTCACTGAAAAACAATGTGGaagtcaaaattaaaaagaacgatatcaagtttattattattattatatctgTTGTCAGCTGGTGTATGTACACAGCATTCACGTAACGAAGTCATGtttgtaagaatattttttttatttttttttgaaacaaaaacaaaaaatggaacATTTTTCATATTTCGAATGAAATGTGTTAAAAAGGGTTTCACTTGATAATATTTATTTGGGTTCACCATCTAAAAGGCATattttaatttacacaatttatttttattcgaACAAACTCCTCCCTAATCCTAGTTTCATTTTGATATAATAGTTTATAGCTTCGTGTATAATGTCTGACACATTATATTGCATAGAACGATAGTGCTATATTAACCGGCAGTCTCTGTTACCAATCATTTAACACTGATAATCCTCTTTTATTGCTTTGCGACATTAAATTACTCCTATTAATAAAAAGAGTGTATGAATACTATAGTTTTGGGAAAACAAAGAAATTGACCCCAcgttgacattatttttttttcatttaacataTTCTCTCCCCCATCAATAgtacccccctccccctttttatttctcttttacGATTGTGTTTTATATAGAGTAGATAATATGGTAAATTAATTTGCATATAACTGTGCCTTTTAGTGAtacctttttttaaacaaatattaaagtgTCTTtcgaaataaaacatttttataataaagtcTTTGAGTTTCTTTACAGAGTATTCCACCCTTCCCTAATCCGATTCTCTCTTATTGGTTGAAGTTTACATAACTTACCTTCACAATTACGGAGTTCTACGTCTCCTGCCACTTCAATCGTCGTCCCCTTTCCACATTCCACTCTTTTAATGTAGGGAGGAATTTTCACGCACATTCCGGGaaaattacactttaaaaaagttgacgaTAGTTTTGTGCACCGTGTATGAGACAGGGTGCACAAACTCTcagtatttaaaattataattccaATAAAGacagtaaaaaagaaaaaaacgcgTGCAGTCTCCATTACGGTAACTTGATCTGATATGACTAGCGCGGGGTCATCACCTCTAAgagtttgagaaaaaaaagttcgAACATAACCACCCCCTCTTGGGATAAAACAAAAGTGGGATGGGGAGGGGGGAAGTGAGAGAGGGGTATTCtgatattatgattttttcaCGACCCTTTTCGggtcatgattttttttgtttttgtttgggtGGGTGTGTATACTATGCGCATCATGTCTTtgtagcattattttttttgacgaTTACAGGGGTATGCTGTAATTATCCCCCCATCTAGTCTCGTAACAACGAGAACATAAAAGTAAATAtaaccagtaaccattgagattccagtggctcttttaaattttttgaaaaaaactacccTATCTGACATGACTGTTCTCTCATAAGGATTTTGCATAGTCAGATGGAGTAATTCTAAAACCCCTTTCTCGTCAAAAAATTTACTCTTAGTCGTGTATACGTGGGTATACACGTGCCTTTCTAAAACATGCTTTGTCAAATGCATAGTGTACACGAAATGAATTTcatctttttcaattttgatagaccTAGTTCGAAATATATGATTATTCATAGTTTTTTGGCGTTactttttgttacaaaataaatttgaaacaatCATTGGTTCTTCTTACTGTGAATGTTGACCACTCAAATTTTTTACATTGATAAGGTGGtgaacattttatataaaaacgaagatggCGCAATTTCTTTGGACATCTGCCTCTCTCTTTTAAAACAAAGTCaagtaaattattaattttgattacTTGTTCGTTTGGGAAATAAAGACATgcaacattaattttttttagatgacCAGTTCGGGACAGGTGTATACCGATACATTTCACAATAGTATGCAAGTCCAATACAGAGTTGGGGTCACGGATAGTTCGGTCAACAATATTTAGAACAAAAGGAAATATTGATACCGTAAAGATTTTTTACAAAAGGAAcacatctgctttttttttttattgtcatcgTTTAAGTTaccttttttctaaaaataatcaTATTAAGTCATTTCTTTCTTcttcaaatcatataaaaacattCGTACTTGTATAGCAACACACACACTCTCCAAAATCGAGAAAATGGCAGAAGAATTTCTTGAAAAGCGCGATCATGATGAATTTGAAAAACTCCTAAGAGAAATAAGTGACGGCTGCGATCTTTTCGAAAAAAAGGTACTTATCCCCCCCTCCCCTCCCCCTTAAAGATTATGACTAAAACATTTAATTCGTACCAAATATAAGATATGGAATGatgtgcaaatgagacaactttccccCTCATCCAAAACCAAATCTCGTCAAAGttaatataaataacacatttcACTTTCTGCAAAATGCATACATTCTTAAAAGTTTTCTAAATAAGGGCTATTTTACAATTCTGATGAATTCCTTCCTTCTCTTTAGCATGACACCTCCAGTTTGCAATCTTGGTGAAGAAATTGAAGATACCAGGCATTTTAAATTTCCAACTCTACCGAGTCCCGAATACCGTGAGAATGACCCATGGCTACCGTTTAGTACACAGACTGTAAGCTTAACTCCAAGTGTGTAAGTCtcaaaattaattatttactagtcaaaattttgttttattaacgtGAACATTTTGTTAATGAAAAGATATTTAATTCTCTCTTTAAAGATTATTAGGAAAACGTGTTATTTCATAAtacagtttatatatttttttgtgttatagaATGGTTTCCGAGGGCCCGATTTCGATGGAGACACAATGTCAGTCACCAGATTGGGGTGACACCCATACATTTCCACTTTTTAACTTCTCTGGAAAGACAGTCGGAAAAGGATGCAGGTACGTGTATCATATTTAACACTTTAAGTCTATTTTAATTGTTAATGGATCATTCATTATATGACATGTAATTTGAGTAATCCCTCTTTGTACAGAATATTTAAATGGATTAAATTCCAAAACTGTGGGATTATCGTCAAAATAACACAACAgacatattataaatatagacacacaggtacatatatatgtatcaacacgcgtataca from Mytilus edulis chromosome 7, xbMytEdul2.2, whole genome shotgun sequence encodes the following:
- the LOC139481290 gene encoding uncharacterized protein; amino-acid sequence: MNSFLLFSMTPPVCNLGEEIEDTRHFKFPTLPSPEYRENDPWLPFSTQTVSLTPSVMVSEGPISMETQCQSPDWGDTHTFPLFNFSGKTVGKGCSSVPYDKIVQLEKRMRCKTKKTNEGTTLLEELKKIQGKIEDNLKEASRLTDQIEKAVIGKKLHSQT